One window of Gemmatimonadota bacterium genomic DNA carries:
- a CDS encoding RidA family protein has translation MSELKRVHTDHAPAAIGPYSQAIVTDGWVFCSGQIPLDAASGELSGGDVATQTDLCLKNLARVLEAAGSSLQSVVKTTVFLSDMNTFAEMNEVYARHFGDHRPARATVQAAALPKFCDVEIECVARVAD, from the coding sequence ATGAGCGAGCTCAAGCGCGTCCACACCGACCACGCCCCGGCCGCGATCGGTCCGTACTCCCAGGCGATCGTCACCGACGGATGGGTTTTCTGTTCGGGTCAGATTCCGCTGGATGCGGCGTCCGGCGAACTCAGCGGTGGTGACGTTGCCACGCAGACCGACCTGTGCCTCAAGAACCTCGCGCGCGTGCTCGAGGCCGCGGGCTCGTCGCTCCAGAGCGTGGTGAAGACCACGGTGTTTCTCTCCGACATGAACACGTTCGCGGAGATGAACGAGGTCTACGCGCGGCACTTCGGAGACCATCGGCCGGCTCGCGCCACGGTGCAGGCGGCGGCGCTCCCCAAGTTCTGTGACGTCGAGATCGAGTGCGTC
- a CDS encoding exo-alpha-sialidase, with translation MKLLSVVAFLTVLAACQEASPPTLSVSFEAMVSPAGGDSAEPFLSASEDAVYLSWLQRGEGSYHELRFSTLAHDGWNDASVIAGGDRFFVNWADFPSVSPGPQGTLWAHWLQRGDAGGYDYGVRVARSADQGVTWSEPWTPHEDGTPTEHGFVSVFSWEASVGFAWLDGRQTVAGSGGDAATHAMTLRSREVSADGTPGPETLLDGRVCDCCQTDATITPSGPVVVYRDRTEEPEVRDIYITRYVDGAWTEGTAVHDDGWFIWGCPVNGPAVAVAGENLAVAWFTGAGDEPRVKVAFSADDGATFGAATVIDGGNPAGRVAVVGLRDGSALVAWLERTGGEDAEVRLRRVRADGTMSGSVNLTASSSSRASGFPQMVQAPDGSLVMAWTDVSVEPSQVRVTRLHLEDQ, from the coding sequence ATGAAACTGCTTTCTGTTGTGGCCTTTCTGACGGTCCTGGCCGCCTGCCAAGAAGCCAGCCCACCGACGTTGTCAGTGTCGTTCGAAGCCATGGTGTCGCCCGCCGGAGGTGACAGCGCAGAGCCGTTCCTGTCCGCGTCTGAGGACGCAGTGTACCTGAGCTGGCTGCAACGGGGGGAAGGATCATATCACGAGCTCCGCTTCTCCACGCTCGCACACGACGGCTGGAATGATGCGTCGGTAATCGCGGGAGGTGATCGGTTCTTCGTCAACTGGGCCGACTTTCCGTCGGTATCGCCGGGGCCCCAGGGCACGCTCTGGGCGCACTGGCTCCAGCGCGGAGACGCCGGAGGATACGACTACGGTGTGCGGGTGGCCCGCTCCGCCGACCAGGGCGTCACGTGGTCCGAACCCTGGACTCCGCACGAGGACGGTACGCCTACGGAGCATGGATTCGTCAGTGTCTTTTCGTGGGAGGCGAGCGTCGGGTTCGCTTGGCTGGATGGGCGCCAGACCGTCGCCGGTTCCGGTGGAGATGCTGCGACGCACGCCATGACGCTACGATCCCGCGAGGTCTCCGCGGACGGCACTCCGGGCCCCGAGACGCTTCTGGACGGCCGGGTCTGTGACTGCTGCCAGACGGATGCCACGATCACACCGTCGGGTCCCGTAGTCGTTTATCGGGACCGGACTGAAGAACCCGAAGTCCGTGACATCTACATCACGAGGTACGTGGATGGCGCTTGGACCGAGGGTACGGCGGTCCACGACGATGGTTGGTTCATCTGGGGCTGCCCCGTGAATGGTCCGGCCGTGGCGGTGGCAGGCGAGAACCTCGCCGTGGCGTGGTTCACCGGCGCGGGAGACGAGCCCCGTGTGAAGGTCGCGTTCTCGGCCGACGACGGCGCCACCTTCGGCGCGGCGACCGTGATCGATGGTGGGAACCCCGCGGGCCGCGTCGCGGTTGTGGGGTTGCGGGACGGGAGCGCGCTCGTCGCATGGCTCGAACGGACCGGAGGGGAAGACGCGGAGGTTCGCCTGCGTCGCGTAAGAGCGGACGGGACGATGTCGGGAAGCGTGAATCTGACGGCGTCATCGTCGTCTCGGGCGAGTGGCTTCCCGCAGATGGTCCAGGCCCCTGACGGCTCACTGGTGATGGCGTGGACCGACGTATCTGTCGAACCCTCGCAGGTACGCGTGACACGATTGCATTTGGAAGACCAATGA
- a CDS encoding D-glycero-beta-D-manno-heptose-7-phosphate kinase, giving the protein MDRLSPGRLEEILATAAGARVLVVGDLMLDRYISGPVDRVSPEAPVPVVRVAETSATVGGAGNVAANVAALGATCRVVACVGVDSAGELLEAELSRLGLGTDGLVRTDERPTTEKTRVLALRQQIVRFDVEDDGDVSVGLARSLCDKVEQLAVDSDVLVMQDYNKGVLTPSVISSVIEAGVRLGLPTVVDPKQRNFSSYGGVTVFKPNAKELGDALGDFIHADDADWMEATRERLGCQNLLLTLGEHGMALQTAEGTSVRIPTAARGVYDVSGAGDTVTGVVAVVLAAGGTATEAAMLANHAAAIEVGKAGVATVSPDELRAHVAHHGPE; this is encoded by the coding sequence GTGGATCGGCTGAGCCCAGGGCGTCTCGAGGAGATCCTCGCCACCGCGGCCGGCGCGCGCGTGCTCGTGGTCGGCGACCTGATGCTCGACCGGTACATCTCCGGTCCCGTAGATCGTGTATCACCCGAAGCCCCGGTGCCTGTCGTGCGGGTGGCCGAGACCAGCGCCACGGTCGGGGGGGCTGGCAATGTAGCAGCCAACGTCGCTGCCCTGGGCGCCACGTGCCGCGTTGTGGCTTGTGTCGGAGTTGATTCGGCTGGTGAGCTACTCGAGGCCGAGCTCTCCCGACTCGGGCTCGGGACCGACGGCCTCGTCAGGACCGATGAGCGACCAACCACCGAGAAGACGCGGGTCCTGGCGCTCCGCCAGCAGATCGTGCGCTTCGACGTGGAGGACGACGGCGACGTGAGCGTCGGCCTCGCGCGATCGCTTTGCGACAAGGTCGAGCAGCTCGCCGTCGACAGCGATGTGCTGGTCATGCAAGACTACAACAAGGGAGTCCTCACGCCGTCGGTCATCTCGTCGGTCATCGAGGCCGGCGTGCGACTAGGATTGCCCACGGTGGTCGATCCCAAGCAACGCAATTTCTCGTCCTACGGGGGCGTGACCGTCTTCAAGCCCAACGCCAAGGAGCTCGGCGACGCACTCGGGGACTTCATTCACGCGGACGACGCGGATTGGATGGAGGCCACGCGCGAGAGACTCGGGTGCCAGAACCTGCTGCTCACCCTCGGCGAGCACGGCATGGCGTTGCAGACCGCGGAGGGCACGTCGGTGAGGATCCCGACAGCAGCGCGCGGCGTGTACGACGTGTCGGGTGCGGGGGACACCGTCACGGGCGTCGTTGCGGTCGTACTCGCGGCCGGTGGCACCGCCACGGAAGCCGCGATGCTCGCCAACCACGCCGCCGCTATCGAAGTCGGCAAGGCCGGCGTGGCGACCGTTTCGCCTGATGAGCTGCGCGCGCACGTCGCGCACCACGGCCCCGAATAG
- a CDS encoding TlpA family protein disulfide reductase, whose protein sequence is MNIRTMTAMVLAAATVACARSDAPAPPRMGFPVPSYEAVDLQGEMVSLESLKGQVVLLNMWATWCAPCRQETPFLQELYEQHEAEGFQIVGASMDTGSAADQVEMFKEEYGVTYTILLDPQMRGMDSYQVLGLPATFLIDREGILRWMKYGPLNETDSDFQQALEDALR, encoded by the coding sequence ATGAACATTAGAACGATGACCGCGATGGTGCTGGCCGCCGCAACCGTGGCGTGCGCGCGGTCCGACGCGCCGGCGCCGCCCAGGATGGGATTCCCGGTGCCCAGCTACGAGGCGGTGGATCTACAGGGAGAAATGGTCTCGCTCGAGTCGCTCAAGGGCCAGGTCGTGCTCTTGAACATGTGGGCCACGTGGTGTGCCCCGTGTCGCCAAGAGACGCCGTTCCTGCAGGAGCTCTACGAACAGCACGAAGCAGAGGGGTTCCAGATCGTTGGCGCCTCCATGGACACTGGCAGCGCCGCGGACCAGGTCGAGATGTTCAAGGAGGAGTACGGCGTTACTTATACGATCCTCCTCGATCCACAGATGCGCGGCATGGACAGCTATCAGGTGTTGGGCCTTCCCGCGACGTTTCTGATCGACCGGGAGGGGATCCTACGTTGGATGAAGTACGGGCCGCTGAACGAGACCGATTCGGACTTCCAACAGGCTCTGGAGGACGCGCTACGTTGA
- a CDS encoding alanine racemase, with protein MKPVDPAGVDTPIGYVDLGRVRANAQRVADYAAQHGFAWRPHIKTHKSLEVARMQLEAGARGLTVATLREAEVMSTLTSDLLLAYPPVGDAKLERLVCLPASLDLKVALDSADVLESVAAAAAARDRVIGILVEQDVGLGRVGVQTSADVVRLATLASSLKGVEFRGLMFYPGHIRMPQDKQREPLARVCEQLTDTYAALEGAGFSPGIVSGGSTPTLWHSHQFPGLTEIRSGSCIFFDREGLAVGVASHDDLAYTVLATVVSTAVPGHAVVDSGSKALAKEGPGGEGGFGVLFDHPDVEVVSLSEEHGVLDLSRTAWRPAIGERVRIVPNHVCVSVNLQEELLARDSDAHSMLALEGRGRGPWIG; from the coding sequence TTGAAGCCCGTCGACCCGGCTGGAGTCGACACTCCAATCGGGTACGTCGATCTCGGGCGCGTTCGGGCGAATGCACAGCGCGTCGCCGACTACGCTGCGCAGCACGGCTTCGCTTGGCGTCCGCATATCAAGACCCACAAGTCGCTCGAGGTTGCGCGCATGCAACTGGAGGCGGGCGCGCGAGGGCTCACGGTCGCCACGCTCCGAGAAGCGGAGGTGATGTCGACGCTCACGAGTGATCTTCTGCTCGCATACCCGCCGGTCGGCGACGCCAAGCTCGAGCGGCTCGTGTGCTTGCCGGCGTCGCTCGACCTCAAGGTCGCGCTCGACTCGGCCGATGTGCTCGAGTCCGTAGCGGCCGCTGCTGCCGCCCGAGACCGCGTCATAGGCATCCTGGTCGAGCAGGACGTGGGTCTCGGACGGGTCGGCGTCCAGACCTCCGCCGACGTCGTTCGCCTTGCGACGCTCGCGTCTTCCTTGAAGGGAGTGGAGTTCAGGGGCCTGATGTTCTATCCGGGCCACATCCGCATGCCGCAGGACAAGCAGCGCGAACCTCTGGCGCGTGTGTGCGAGCAGCTCACCGACACCTACGCCGCGCTCGAGGGCGCCGGCTTCAGCCCCGGTATCGTCAGCGGAGGCTCAACCCCCACGCTTTGGCACAGCCACCAGTTTCCTGGCCTGACCGAGATCCGCTCGGGGTCGTGCATCTTTTTCGATCGGGAGGGACTGGCAGTGGGTGTTGCCTCACACGATGACCTCGCGTATACGGTGCTCGCGACTGTCGTTAGCACCGCCGTGCCCGGACACGCGGTCGTCGACTCGGGGTCGAAGGCGCTCGCGAAGGAGGGCCCCGGAGGAGAAGGTGGCTTCGGCGTGCTGTTCGACCACCCCGATGTCGAGGTTGTCTCCCTCTCGGAGGAGCACGGCGTGCTCGACCTGTCCAGAACGGCGTGGCGGCCCGCGATCGGCGAGCGGGTTCGGATCGTTCCGAACCACGTGTGCGTGTCGGTGAACCTCCAGGAGGAGCTTCTCGCCAGAGACAGTGACGCGCATTCGATGCTGGCCTTGGAGGGAAGGGGGCGTGGCCCGTGGATCGGCTGA